A window of Vibrio ishigakensis contains these coding sequences:
- a CDS encoding ABC transporter permease, whose product MIDNIQSSNVTENKNKSNQVLALPITKALVALLGILAIGMLFDGGGSFFKFNTHTEMLGFVSRYAILAFGMTLVIITGGIDLSVGSVLGLSAVSFSLLTIHFGVPGYLAIPLCIAIGMSCGLVSGTLIGKFKLQPFIVTLAMMVFARGLAKVFSGGQKVSTAVQIDGEYHFVEEPAIFETLSGKVFGDTIFTATIIAAIVALFCWILLSRMRFGRYLYAIGGNEESARLSGIPIIKTKLIAYGICGALAALAGVLQAAMETQGDPEAGIAYELQAIAIVVIGGTSLMGGRGAITLTVIGALIIGYLEKILSINAVPESYRLMLTGLIIVGAVLFQRSKRGS is encoded by the coding sequence ATGATCGACAATATACAAAGTTCTAACGTCACAGAGAATAAAAACAAATCAAATCAAGTACTAGCACTTCCCATTACAAAAGCATTAGTTGCTTTGTTGGGTATTCTAGCCATCGGAATGCTCTTTGATGGAGGTGGTTCTTTTTTTAAGTTTAACACCCACACAGAAATGCTTGGATTTGTTAGCCGCTATGCAATTCTGGCATTTGGAATGACCTTAGTAATTATTACAGGAGGAATTGATCTGTCTGTTGGTAGCGTCCTTGGTCTTTCTGCTGTGAGTTTCTCCTTGCTGACAATACATTTTGGGGTTCCGGGTTATTTAGCTATCCCTCTTTGTATAGCGATTGGGATGAGTTGTGGATTGGTCTCAGGCACTCTGATTGGAAAATTTAAGCTACAGCCATTTATCGTAACACTAGCAATGATGGTGTTTGCAAGGGGGTTAGCTAAAGTGTTCTCCGGTGGGCAGAAAGTATCCACAGCAGTACAAATAGATGGTGAGTATCATTTTGTTGAAGAGCCTGCAATTTTTGAAACACTCAGTGGAAAAGTATTCGGAGACACTATTTTTACTGCCACTATTATTGCAGCTATTGTTGCTTTGTTTTGCTGGATTCTTCTATCAAGAATGAGGTTTGGAAGATACCTTTATGCAATAGGAGGTAATGAGGAATCGGCTCGCCTTTCTGGTATCCCAATCATAAAAACTAAATTAATTGCTTATGGTATTTGTGGAGCCCTGGCAGCCCTAGCTGGAGTATTGCAAGCTGCAATGGAAACGCAGGGAGATCCAGAAGCAGGTATTGCGTACGAGCTTCAAGCCATTGCAATTGTGGTTATCGGTGGAACGAGTTTAATGGGTGGTCGAGGTGCTATCACGCTTACAGTAATAGGTGCTTTGATTATCGGTTACTTGGAAAAGATTCTAAGTATAAACGCG
- a CDS encoding sugar ABC transporter ATP-binding protein produces the protein MDYQEGRQPLLSMKNIGKAFSGVTVLSNVNLDLYPGEVCVLAGENGAGKSTLMKILTGIYKDYDGEIELKRKKVKFDSPIDAQINGISMIHQELSLIDSLNVVDNIFLGRECVSNTRFIDKKIQKEQAKNILDSLGVNLDFNKPIGDYPVSIQQMIEIAKALTFNSDIVVMDEPTSALSKPEVEQLFKIIEEMKSEGKAIVYISHKMNEIYKLADTIAVLRDGNFIGKEVKENLPESKLISWIIGRELSQQFPHREPSVGRTVLKVENYSVSDPYGVKNKVVDSVSMSVSEGEIVGIMGLEGSGSHEFLLSLFGSYGKNKTGKITLCDNDYMPINPAHGIKNKIALLTNDRKSNGLVLGMSIENNISMASIKKISPNGWLNEAIERETSSKYQDEMNIKYSSSKQAVSELSGGNQQKVVLAKWIESMPKVLFLDDPTRGVDVGAKKEIYQLMNKWTARGLGIVLLSSELPEIMAMSDRFIVMHRGKVTAKFEKLEATQEKLLQAAMGKNFEGVLQ, from the coding sequence ATGGACTATCAAGAGGGAAGGCAACCTTTATTGAGTATGAAAAACATAGGGAAAGCTTTTTCTGGCGTCACAGTTTTGAGTAACGTCAATCTTGATCTCTATCCTGGTGAAGTATGTGTGCTTGCTGGAGAAAATGGCGCAGGAAAAAGCACGCTGATGAAAATTCTAACAGGAATATATAAAGACTATGATGGAGAGATAGAGTTAAAACGCAAGAAGGTTAAGTTTGATAGCCCAATTGACGCTCAAATCAATGGAATATCTATGATTCATCAGGAGTTATCACTGATAGACTCTTTAAATGTTGTTGATAACATTTTTCTAGGAAGAGAATGTGTATCAAATACCAGATTTATCGATAAGAAAATTCAAAAAGAGCAGGCGAAGAATATATTGGATAGTTTAGGTGTAAATTTAGACTTTAATAAGCCTATCGGTGACTACCCAGTTTCTATACAGCAAATGATTGAAATCGCCAAAGCACTAACATTCAATTCTGATATTGTTGTTATGGATGAACCAACTAGCGCGCTAAGTAAGCCTGAGGTAGAGCAACTTTTCAAAATAATTGAAGAGATGAAAAGTGAGGGGAAAGCGATAGTGTATATTTCGCACAAAATGAATGAAATATATAAATTAGCTGACACTATTGCGGTACTTAGAGATGGTAATTTTATCGGTAAGGAAGTTAAAGAAAATTTACCTGAGAGCAAGTTAATTTCTTGGATTATTGGACGTGAACTAAGTCAACAATTCCCCCATCGTGAACCAAGTGTAGGTAGGACTGTTTTAAAAGTTGAAAACTATAGTGTTTCTGATCCTTATGGAGTAAAAAATAAAGTTGTAGACAGTGTATCAATGTCGGTTTCTGAAGGTGAGATAGTCGGAATAATGGGGCTTGAAGGTTCGGGAAGTCATGAGTTTCTGCTTTCACTTTTTGGTTCATATGGAAAAAATAAAACAGGAAAAATTACTCTTTGTGATAATGACTATATGCCAATTAATCCAGCACACGGAATCAAAAATAAAATAGCACTTTTGACTAACGATAGGAAAAGTAACGGCTTAGTTTTAGGAATGAGTATAGAAAACAATATTTCTATGGCATCGATAAAGAAAATATCACCAAATGGATGGTTAAACGAAGCGATAGAAAGGGAAACTTCATCGAAATATCAAGATGAAATGAATATTAAGTATTCATCATCAAAACAAGCTGTTTCAGAGTTGTCTGGAGGAAATCAACAAAAAGTTGTTTTGGCTAAGTGGATAGAATCTATGCCTAAAGTATTGTTTCTTGATGATCCAACTCGTGGTGTTGATGTTGGGGCAAAGAAAGAAATATATCAACTTATGAATAAGTGGACAGCACGAGGTTTAGGCATCGTTCTTCTCTCATCTGAACTTCCAGAAATAATGGCGATGTCAGACCGTTTCATTGTAATGCACAGAGGTAAGGTTACTGCAAAGTTTGAAAAACTTGAAGCAACACAAGAGAAACTATTACAAGCGGCGATGGGGAAAAATTTTGAAGGAGTGTTGCAATGA
- the tkt gene encoding transketolase codes for MDRKNLANAIRALSMDGVQKANSGHPGAPMGMADIAEVLWRGHLNHNPSNPEWADRDRFVLSNGHGSMLIYSLLHLSGYELSIDDLKNFRQLHSKTPGHPEYGYAPCIETTTGPLGQGITNAVGMAIAEKALAAQFNKPGHDIVDHFTYVFMGDGCLMEGISHEACSLAGTLGLGKLIAFWDDNGISIDGEVEGWFSDDTPKRFEAYGWHVIPAVDGHDADAINAAIEAAKADPRPTLICTKTIIGFGSPNKAGSHDCHGAPLGEAEIAAVREFLGWEHAPFEIPADIYAEWDANKAGKAKEAAWNDKFEAYAKEFPAEAAELKRRVNGDLPAEWEAKAVEIIADLQANPANIASRKASQNALEAFGKMLPEFMGGSADLAPSNLTMWSGSKSLEAQDFSGNYIHYGVREFGMTAIINGIALHGGFVPYGATFLMFMEYARNAMRMAALMKVQNIQVYTHDSIGLGEDGPTHQPVEQLASLRVTPNMSTWRPCDQVESAVAWKLAVERKDGPTSLIFSRQNLAQQERDAETLANIAKGGYILKDCEGTPELIIIATGSEVELAVAAQAELTAQGKAVRVVSMPATDVFDKQDEAYREAVLPSSVTKRIAVEAGIADYWYKYVGFGGKIIGMTTFGESAPAGELFKMFGFTTENIVSTGKSLLA; via the coding sequence ATGGACAGGAAAAACCTAGCCAATGCAATCCGCGCTCTAAGCATGGATGGTGTACAAAAAGCTAACTCTGGTCACCCAGGCGCCCCAATGGGGATGGCTGATATTGCCGAAGTATTATGGCGTGGTCACTTGAACCACAACCCTAGTAACCCAGAGTGGGCTGACCGCGACCGTTTTGTACTTTCAAACGGCCACGGCTCTATGCTGATCTACTCTCTACTTCATCTATCAGGCTACGAGCTATCTATCGATGACCTGAAAAACTTCCGTCAGCTTCACTCTAAGACTCCTGGTCACCCAGAGTACGGCTACGCACCGTGTATCGAGACTACCACTGGTCCTCTAGGTCAAGGCATCACAAACGCTGTAGGTATGGCGATTGCTGAGAAAGCTCTGGCGGCTCAATTCAACAAGCCAGGCCATGACATCGTTGACCACTTCACTTATGTATTCATGGGTGACGGCTGTCTGATGGAAGGTATCTCTCACGAAGCGTGTTCACTTGCGGGTACTCTAGGCCTAGGCAAGCTGATCGCATTCTGGGATGACAACGGCATCTCTATCGACGGTGAAGTTGAAGGCTGGTTCTCTGACGATACTCCTAAGCGTTTTGAAGCGTACGGCTGGCACGTAATCCCAGCGGTAGACGGTCACGATGCTGACGCTATCAATGCAGCAATTGAGGCAGCTAAGGCGGACCCTCGTCCAACCCTTATCTGTACTAAGACTATCATTGGCTTCGGTTCTCCAAACAAAGCGGGTTCTCACGACTGTCACGGCGCACCACTAGGTGAAGCAGAAATCGCAGCGGTACGTGAATTCCTAGGTTGGGAGCACGCACCGTTTGAAATCCCTGCTGACATCTACGCTGAGTGGGATGCGAACAAAGCGGGCAAAGCGAAAGAAGCAGCTTGGAACGACAAGTTCGAAGCATACGCAAAAGAATTCCCAGCGGAAGCCGCTGAGCTTAAGCGTCGCGTAAACGGCGACCTTCCTGCAGAGTGGGAAGCGAAGGCTGTAGAAATCATTGCTGACCTTCAAGCAAATCCTGCGAACATCGCATCACGTAAAGCATCTCAAAACGCGCTAGAAGCGTTCGGCAAGATGCTACCTGAATTCATGGGCGGCTCTGCGGACCTTGCACCATCAAACCTAACCATGTGGTCTGGCTCTAAGTCTCTTGAAGCTCAAGACTTCTCAGGCAACTACATCCACTACGGTGTGCGTGAGTTCGGTATGACGGCGATCATCAACGGTATCGCACTGCACGGCGGCTTCGTACCTTACGGTGCAACCTTCCTAATGTTTATGGAGTACGCACGTAACGCTATGCGCATGGCCGCTCTGATGAAGGTTCAGAACATTCAGGTTTACACTCACGATTCAATCGGTCTGGGTGAAGACGGTCCTACACACCAACCTGTAGAGCAGCTTGCTTCTCTACGTGTAACTCCAAACATGAGCACATGGCGTCCATGTGACCAAGTTGAGTCTGCAGTAGCTTGGAAACTGGCTGTCGAGCGCAAAGATGGTCCTACATCTCTGATCTTCTCTCGTCAAAACCTAGCGCAGCAAGAGCGTGACGCTGAGACTCTGGCAAACATCGCTAAGGGTGGTTACATCCTGAAAGATTGTGAGGGTACGCCTGAGCTGATCATCATTGCAACCGGTTCTGAGGTTGAGCTAGCAGTAGCTGCACAAGCGGAACTAACAGCACAAGGTAAAGCAGTACGCGTAGTGTCTATGCCTGCAACTGACGTGTTCGACAAGCAAGATGAAGCGTACCGTGAAGCGGTTCTACCATCTTCAGTAACCAAGCGCATCGCAGTTGAAGCGGGCATCGCTGATTACTGGTACAAGTATGTTGGCTTCGGTGGCAAGATCATCGGCATGACTACCTTCGGTGAGTCTGCACCAGCGGGTGAGCTATTTAAGATGTTTGGCTTTACTACTGAAAATATAGTGAGCACAGGAAAGTCACTACTAGCTTAG
- the tal gene encoding transaldolase, with protein MDNKLNNLRELTTVVADTGEIEAIKKYQPQDATTNPSLILKAAQLDEYQGLIQQAIEYAKDQSQDRDQQVQYACDMLAVNIGKEILKTIPGRISTEVDARLSYDTDKSVAKARQLIAMYNQAGIPNERILIKLASTWEGIRAAEILEKEDINCNLTLLFSFAQARACAEANVYLISPFVGRIMDWYKAKEGRDFEPSEDPGVISVTQIYNYYKQHGYNTVVMGASFRNIDEILELAGCDRLTIAPPLLAELEASPGKVESKLIDSNGSTPRPASMTQAEFLWQHNQDPMAVEKLAEGIRNFAVDQGKLESMIAEKL; from the coding sequence ATGGATAATAAATTAAATAATCTTCGTGAACTAACTACAGTAGTAGCAGACACAGGTGAGATTGAGGCGATTAAAAAATATCAACCTCAAGACGCCACCACCAACCCATCTCTAATTCTAAAAGCCGCTCAACTCGATGAGTATCAAGGGCTTATCCAACAAGCCATCGAATACGCCAAGGACCAAAGCCAGGATAGAGACCAACAGGTTCAATATGCCTGCGATATGTTGGCGGTCAATATAGGCAAAGAGATCCTAAAGACCATCCCAGGGCGCATCTCCACCGAGGTGGATGCCCGCCTTTCATATGACACAGATAAGAGTGTGGCAAAGGCACGTCAACTGATCGCCATGTATAACCAAGCAGGGATTCCAAATGAACGTATTCTGATAAAGCTAGCATCAACTTGGGAAGGTATCCGCGCCGCAGAAATCCTGGAAAAAGAGGACATTAACTGTAATCTGACCTTGTTGTTCTCTTTTGCTCAGGCGAGAGCTTGTGCCGAGGCAAATGTCTATCTGATCTCTCCATTTGTTGGTCGCATCATGGATTGGTACAAGGCAAAAGAAGGTCGCGATTTTGAACCGAGTGAAGACCCAGGGGTGATCTCCGTTACCCAGATATACAACTACTACAAACAGCATGGCTATAACACAGTAGTTATGGGTGCGAGCTTTAGAAACATCGATGAGATATTAGAGCTTGCAGGCTGTGATCGCCTGACTATCGCACCACCTCTTCTAGCAGAGCTTGAAGCAAGCCCTGGTAAAGTTGAATCCAAGCTTATCGATTCAAACGGCAGCACACCGCGCCCTGCATCTATGACCCAAGCCGAGTTCTTATGGCAGCACAACCAAGACCCTATGGCGGTAGAGAAACTGGCGGAGGGCATCCGTAACTTCGCTGTTGACCAAGGTAAGCTTGAGTCAATGATTGCCGAAAAGCTGTAA
- the fucU gene encoding L-fucose mutarotase has translation MLKGIHPAISPELLAILSEMGHGDEILFADAHFPAETFGKKVIRCDGVSVDTLLEGVIRLFELDQYVEQPVVMMEPGQGDELDLSVESRYLEAMSSEGVTQDQISRIERFSFYERSKQCSAVVLTGELAKYGNIILKKGVTPC, from the coding sequence ATGCTCAAAGGTATACATCCAGCTATTTCGCCTGAGCTTTTAGCGATATTATCTGAAATGGGCCATGGTGATGAAATATTGTTTGCGGATGCTCATTTCCCTGCAGAGACTTTTGGGAAAAAGGTTATACGTTGTGACGGTGTCAGTGTTGATACTCTTTTGGAGGGGGTGATTAGGTTGTTTGAATTAGATCAATACGTAGAGCAACCTGTAGTGATGATGGAGCCTGGGCAAGGTGATGAGCTAGATTTGAGTGTAGAAAGTCGGTACTTAGAAGCAATGTCCTCTGAAGGGGTTACACAGGACCAGATTTCTCGTATAGAAAGATTCTCTTTTTATGAACGCTCAAAACAATGTAGTGCAGTTGTGCTAACAGGGGAGTTGGCTAAATATGGAAATATCATTTTGAAGAAGGGCGTCACTCCCTGTTAA
- a CDS encoding ABC transporter substrate-binding protein: MKSVKLTLLAALATVGMGIAQANEDLYIPVVSKGYQHEFWQTVKLGSDTAAKELGVKTNFVGPAAETQISEQIQLMEDMMARRPDAILLAALDANALVVPVEEAKSRGIEIATFDSGINSDIPKSFIATNNVKAGADAAMTLGKMLDGKGKVGIVAHVAGTQNAMERSQGFIDAMAKNYPDITVLEVQYSDGDPQKAMDKTIDMVRANPDLSAVYATNEGSTLGVANAIDSLGIAGKVKVMGFDSTEGIISFLKSGTIQGFVVQDAYQIGYQGLTTLYNVLEGNKVANVIDIPVVVVTAENIDEPSMQQLLYPFGSK; this comes from the coding sequence ATGAAATCTGTAAAACTAACTTTACTTGCGGCTCTAGCTACCGTTGGTATGGGCATCGCTCAAGCAAATGAAGACCTATATATCCCTGTTGTAAGTAAAGGATATCAGCATGAATTTTGGCAAACAGTTAAATTGGGTTCTGATACAGCAGCCAAAGAGTTGGGTGTGAAAACAAACTTCGTTGGTCCGGCCGCTGAAACTCAGATCTCAGAACAAATCCAATTGATGGAAGACATGATGGCACGTCGACCAGACGCGATTCTATTGGCTGCTCTAGATGCAAATGCTTTGGTGGTGCCTGTTGAAGAGGCGAAATCACGCGGTATTGAAATTGCAACTTTTGATTCGGGAATCAACTCAGATATTCCAAAGAGCTTTATCGCCACTAACAATGTGAAGGCAGGTGCTGATGCAGCAATGACTTTGGGCAAAATGTTAGATGGTAAAGGCAAAGTCGGTATTGTTGCTCACGTTGCTGGGACTCAAAATGCAATGGAGCGCTCGCAAGGCTTTATTGATGCTATGGCTAAAAATTACCCAGATATAACTGTTCTAGAAGTGCAATACAGCGATGGCGACCCGCAGAAAGCAATGGATAAAACCATTGATATGGTGCGTGCTAATCCAGACTTGTCTGCCGTATACGCTACCAATGAAGGTTCAACTCTAGGTGTTGCTAATGCTATCGATAGCCTTGGTATCGCAGGTAAAGTTAAGGTAATGGGCTTTGATAGTACTGAGGGTATTATTTCATTCTTGAAATCGGGCACTATTCAAGGGTTTGTTGTTCAAGATGCATATCAGATTGGTTACCAAGGTTTGACGACGCTGTATAACGTACTTGAAGGAAATAAGGTTGCGAATGTAATTGATATTCCAGTAGTTGTTGTTACAGCAGAAAATATTGATGAACCATCTATGCAACAGCTCCTTTATCCTTTCGGAAGTAAATAG
- a CDS encoding ABC transporter permease — translation MSSNVEVNNKPDSQNKSVINKQLLMKFAPLISLVLLMIFFSLGTPYFLNFNNLLTVALQTSVIGIIAIGMTYVIITAGIDLSVGSVMAFSGVAVGLAASAGLPLPICILAGALAGALCGAMNGALITRITIPPFIATLGLMMSIRGINLVLTDGRALYFTEYPTFKLLAQGKLFDVIPYPVIYFGVLAFIAAFILKRTVIGRYIYAVGSSEEAAHLSGIKVDRVKMFVYSFCGLMTGIAGVIITARLNSGQPTAGVGYELEAIAAVIIGGTSLMGGIGTIGGTIIGAFIMSILKNGLNLMGVSQFWQMVAMGAVVIAAVYLDTLRKKMK, via the coding sequence ATGAGTAGCAACGTCGAAGTAAATAATAAACCTGATAGCCAAAATAAAAGCGTTATCAACAAACAACTGTTAATGAAATTTGCACCACTAATAAGCTTAGTGTTATTGATGATCTTCTTCAGTTTAGGGACACCTTATTTCTTAAACTTTAACAATCTATTGACTGTAGCACTGCAAACATCAGTTATTGGTATCATTGCCATTGGTATGACCTACGTAATCATCACAGCAGGTATAGACCTATCTGTTGGTTCAGTAATGGCATTTTCTGGAGTTGCGGTTGGTCTTGCTGCATCAGCAGGTTTACCTCTGCCAATATGTATATTGGCTGGTGCTCTTGCCGGTGCTCTATGTGGTGCTATGAATGGTGCCTTGATTACAAGAATTACAATACCACCTTTTATTGCGACGTTAGGTCTAATGATGTCAATTCGTGGTATTAACTTGGTATTAACTGACGGGCGAGCGCTTTACTTCACTGAATATCCAACGTTCAAGTTACTTGCTCAAGGGAAATTATTTGATGTTATACCATACCCAGTTATTTATTTTGGTGTTCTAGCTTTTATTGCTGCATTTATTCTTAAAAGAACAGTAATCGGTCGTTATATTTATGCTGTAGGTAGCAGTGAAGAGGCTGCACACCTTTCTGGAATTAAAGTTGATAGAGTAAAAATGTTTGTATATTCATTCTGTGGCCTAATGACAGGTATTGCAGGTGTGATTATTACCGCTCGATTAAATTCAGGCCAACCAACTGCTGGTGTTGGCTATGAACTAGAAGCTATTGCAGCAGTTATTATTGGTGGTACTAGCTTGATGGGGGGTATCGGTACTATCGGCGGTACTATTATTGGTGCCTTTATAATGAGTATTTTGAAAAATGGTCTCAACTTGATGGGAGTCTCTCAATTCTGGCAAATGGTTGCAATGGGGGCAGTTGTTATTGCAGCGGTTTATCTAGATACATTAAGAAAGAAAATGAAATAA
- a CDS encoding sugar ABC transporter ATP-binding protein, which translates to MNNTIVQMNNITKRFPGVLALDNVSFNLRKGEVHALLGENGAGKSTLMKVLSGVHIPDEGHIEYEGSKVKLTSPISAQEIGITIIHQEFNLFPELSVAENIFIGREHTAKHKWVLDDNSQSEATQILLDRLNLDIKPETLVEELTVAQQQMVEIAKALSVNAKVLIMDEPTAALTESEIESLFKVTNMLKDQGVGIVYISHRLEELALIADRATVMRDGTFIGTVDYHTVLIDDLIAMMVGRDLGDIYPNRANKPSDETVLEVTNLTREGVLHGVNFELKRGEILGFSGLMGAGRSEVARAIFGADPIDSGEIKLFGKKVEINSVYEAIEHGIAYLTEDRKKDGLALGMSVQDNIMLSSFDDYSSQFGVIDETRSDNISLDLKQKLRIKTPNLEQLAGNLSGGNQQKIIIAKWLCKNTEILIFDEPTRGIDVGAKLEIYELINQLTKQGKSVIVISSELPEILGMCDRILVMRNGVITGELSAEVANQENIMKYATLEG; encoded by the coding sequence ATGAATAATACGATTGTACAAATGAATAACATTACAAAGCGCTTTCCCGGGGTGTTAGCGCTGGATAATGTTAGCTTTAACCTACGCAAGGGCGAAGTACACGCCCTGCTTGGGGAAAATGGTGCTGGTAAATCAACCCTTATGAAAGTCCTCTCTGGAGTTCATATTCCAGATGAAGGTCATATTGAATATGAAGGTAGCAAGGTAAAACTAACTAGCCCAATATCAGCCCAAGAGATTGGTATTACTATAATTCATCAAGAGTTCAACTTATTTCCCGAACTGTCCGTTGCAGAAAATATATTCATTGGCCGTGAACATACTGCAAAACATAAGTGGGTTCTAGACGATAATTCACAATCTGAAGCAACTCAAATATTACTCGATAGATTGAATCTCGATATTAAGCCGGAAACCTTAGTAGAAGAGTTGACCGTCGCTCAACAACAGATGGTTGAAATAGCCAAAGCTCTTTCTGTTAATGCCAAAGTACTGATAATGGATGAACCTACAGCGGCATTAACAGAGTCAGAGATTGAGAGCCTTTTTAAAGTAACCAATATGTTGAAAGACCAAGGTGTAGGGATTGTCTATATCTCACATCGATTGGAAGAATTAGCTTTGATAGCTGATCGAGCGACGGTCATGCGAGATGGTACCTTTATCGGAACCGTAGATTACCACACTGTCCTCATTGACGATCTTATTGCAATGATGGTTGGTCGTGATCTAGGTGACATATATCCGAATAGAGCGAACAAGCCTTCAGACGAAACCGTATTAGAGGTTACAAACCTCACTCGTGAGGGAGTACTGCACGGTGTGAATTTCGAACTTAAGCGTGGTGAAATCCTTGGGTTTTCGGGATTGATGGGTGCAGGGCGTTCAGAGGTCGCTAGGGCTATATTTGGTGCTGATCCGATAGATTCGGGTGAGATTAAGCTTTTTGGTAAAAAAGTTGAAATAAATAGCGTTTATGAAGCTATTGAACATGGTATTGCTTACTTAACAGAAGATAGAAAAAAAGACGGTTTAGCTTTAGGTATGTCTGTTCAAGATAATATTATGCTTAGTAGCTTTGACGATTATTCTAGTCAGTTTGGTGTTATTGATGAAACTCGTTCAGATAATATCTCTTTGGACCTAAAGCAAAAGCTTAGAATTAAAACCCCTAACCTAGAGCAGTTGGCGGGTAATTTAAGTGGTGGTAACCAGCAGAAGATTATTATTGCTAAGTGGTTATGTAAAAACACAGAAATATTGATATTTGATGAGCCAACCCGAGGGATTGACGTTGGTGCAAAACTAGAGATTTATGAACTTATAAACCAACTTACAAAACAAGGTAAATCGGTAATTGTTATTTCCTCAGAACTTCCTGAAATTCTAGGTATGTGTGATCGAATATTGGTCATGCGAAATGGAGTAATAACAGGAGAGTTGAGCGCGGAAGTGGCTAACCAAGAAAATATCATGAAGTATGCGACTTTAGAAGGTTAA